One genomic window of Serinus canaria isolate serCan28SL12 chromosome 4, serCan2020, whole genome shotgun sequence includes the following:
- the THNSL2 gene encoding threonine synthase-like 2, producing the protein MEYVSTRGGTGAVDFEGALFSGYAPDGGLFMPQHIPSLDRDTLRRWSSLSYPELVKELCSLFIPAKLVPRNVLSELINRAFNRFRHKNVVHLSKLKDGLNILELWHGVTYAFKDLSLSCTGQFLQYFLEKKQKHVNILVGTSGDTGSSAIESVRGQKNVDIFVLLPKGLCTQIQELQMTTVIEDNVHVFAAHGNSDEIDEPIKELFADVNFAGKYNLMSLNSVNWSRIMVQIAHYFYAYFQCTPSLDTTQLPMVEIVVPTGGGGNITAGCIAQKMGLPIRLVTVVNSNDIIHRTVQHGDFSLAESVKATLASAMDIQEPYNVERILWLLSGSDSRLIKTLMEQFNISKRLKLPEDLHRKLSKTLGSCSASDQDIVGAMQRCWEENQYLLCPHSAVAAHYHYSQPHSIPRCCLAPASAAKFQDALLRAGLAPQIPPEISALTAMETRSTPLERGQDWTQVLRGRIEAVAQQWEAQAGKATSLGKLKECDFQDLSPAIKLGRYPQGIGNTRRSLGHSETPSLVRGAWGWEHLWGCWWQQQQKWLRRDFFPQLFVF; encoded by the exons ATGGAGTATGTTAGCACACGGGGAGGCACGGGGGCCGTGGACTTCGAGGGAGCCCTTTTCTCTGGCTATGCACCCGATGGGGGCCTCTTCATGCCCCAGCACATCCCCTCgctggacagggacaccctgcGAAGGTGGAGCAGCCTCTCCTACCCTGAGCTGGTGAAGGAGCTGTGCTCCCTCTTCATCCCGGCCAAGCTGGTCCCACGGAACGTGCTCAGCG AGCTGATCAACAGGGCCTTCAACAGATTCAGACACAAGAATGTTGTGCATCTGTCCAAGCTGAAAGATGGGCTGAACATTTTGGAGCTCTGGCATGGTGTTACGTATGCATTTAAGGACCTGTCCttgtcctgcacaggacagtttttacagtatttcttggagaaaaagcagaagcatGTCAATATTCTGGTGG GGACTTCAGGGGACACGGGGAGCTCGGCCATCGAGAGCGTGAGAGGGCAGAAGAACGTGGACATCTTTGTTCTGCTGCCCAAGGGGCTCTGCACCCAGATACAGGAACTACAGATGACCACTGTCATTGAAGACAACGTCCACGTCTTTGCTG CTCATGGGAACAGCGATGAAATCGATGAGCCGATCAAGGAACTGTTTGCTGATGTCAATTTTGCTGGAAAATACAACCTGATGAGCTTGAATTCTGTCAATTGGTCCAGGATTATGGTGCAGATTGCCCACTACTTCTATGCTTACTTTCAGtgcaccccatccctggataCCACCCAGCTGCCAATGGTGGAAATTGTTGTGCCAacgggaggaggaggaaatatCACAg CTGGCTGCATTGCCCAGAAAATGGGTCTCCCAATTCGACTTGTTACTGTGGTGAACAGCAATGACATCATTCATAGGACTGTTCAACATGGAGATTTCTCACTGGCAGAGAGCGTGAAGGCTACCTTAGCATCAGCCATGGATATCCAG GAGCCTTACAACGTGGAGAGGATTCTCTGGCTGCTCTCGGGCTCTGACAGCCGCCTGATAAAAACTCTGATGGAGCAATTCAACATCTCAAAAAGGCTGAAGCTGCCAGAGGATTTGCACAGAAAG CTCTCCAAGACCCTGGGATCATGCTCAGCCTCTGACCAGGACATTGTGGGAGCCATGCAGCGCTGCTGGGAGGAGAACCAGTACCTGCTGTGCCCCcactctgctgtggctgctcactACCACTACTCACAGCCACACAG catCCCCCGGTGTTGCTTggctccagcctctgcagccaAATTTCAGGATGCCCTTCTCCGAGCTGGCCTggctccccaaatcccccctgaaatctctgctctgacaGCAATGGAGACCAGGTCCACTCCCCTGGAGCGGGGACAGGACTGGACACAGGTGCTCCGGGGCCGGATTgaagctgtggcacagcagtggGAGGCACAGGCGG GGAAGGCAACCAGCCTAGGGAAATTAAAGGAATGTGACTTCCAAGATCTCAGCCCTGCAATCAAA CTGGGCAGGTATCCACAGGGAATTGGGAACACAAGAAGGAGTTTGGGACACTCTGAGACTCCTTCCCTGGTGAGAGGAGcatggggctgggagcatcTTTGGGGCTGTTGGTGGCAGCAGCAACAGAAGTGGctcagaagggatttttttcctcaattatttgtgttttag